One window from the genome of Rhinolophus ferrumequinum isolate MPI-CBG mRhiFer1 chromosome 10, mRhiFer1_v1.p, whole genome shotgun sequence encodes:
- the RHEBL1 gene encoding LOW QUALITY PROTEIN: GTPase RhebL1 (The sequence of the model RefSeq protein was modified relative to this genomic sequence to represent the inferred CDS: inserted 2 bases in 1 codon; substituted 1 base at 1 genomic stop codon) translates to MCIADLDTTITAXPSRKASLAHPFTEGKFLEGYGPSTVEKTYSKIVTLGKDEFHLQLVDAAGQDEYSILPYSLTIGVRGYVLVYSGTSLHSSQVIESLYQKLHGGHGETRXYLLLPPRLLMVLVGNKADLSLNREVQAVEGKKLAESWGATFMLKESLCSRSQLTQGITTKIMQEIAHVENSSYEQERRCHLLGALRHGVAALILPLALARLQWGQVLRTSQFPGCRAATNLLALLPSPSRERLPLAKEREQLEFQEPITPRERN, encoded by the exons ATGTGCATAGCTGATTTGGACACAACTATCACTGC TCCCTCAAGGAAGGCATCTTTGGCACATCCGTTTACCGAGGGCAAGTTCTTGGAAGGCTATGGTCCTAGTACAGTGGAGAAGA CTTACAGCAAGATAGTGACTCTCGGCAAAGATGAGTTTCACCTACAACTGGTGGATGCAGCAG gtcaGGATGAGTACAGCATTCTGCCCTATTCGCTCACCATTGGGGTCCGTGGTTATGTTCTTGTATATTCTGGCACCTCTCTGCATAG CTCCCAAGTCATTGAGAGTCTGTACCAAAAGCTACATGGAGGCCATGGGGAAACCCGATAA TACCTGCTATTGCCTCCCAGGCTGCTGATGGTGCTAGTGGGGAACAAGGCAGATCTGTCTCTAAACAG GGAGGTCCAGGCAGTTGAAGGGAAGAAGCTGGCAGAGTCCTGGGGTGCGACATTTATGCTCAAGGAATCATTATGCTCAAGGAGT CAGCTAACTCAAGGCATCACCACCAAAATTATGCAGGAGATTGCCCATGTGGAGAACTCCTCCTATGAGCAAGAACGCCGCTGCCATCTCCTGGGAGCCCTCAGGCATGGGGTAGCTGCCTTGATTCTGCCTCTGGCACTGGCCAGGCTCCAGTGGGGGCAGGTCCTCAGGACTTCACAG TTCCCAGGATGCAGAGCAGCGACCAATCTCCTGGCTCTTCTTCCATCTCCCTCCCGGGAAAGACTGCCCCTGGCCAAGGAAAGGGAGCAGCTGGAGTTTCAGGAGCCGATAACTCCAAGGGAACGGAATTAG